GACTAAAGGAAACCTCCCTTGGAAGCACTCGACATTGCCCGCTGGCAGTTCGGCATCACCACCGTCTACCACTTCCTCATGGTGCCGCTGACCATCGGCCTGGGGCTGGTGGTCGCCACTCTGCAGACCATGTGGGTCCGCACGGGGAAAGACGAATACCTGCGGATGACCAAGTTTTGGGGCAAGCTCTTCCTGATCAACTTCATCATGGGCGTGGCCACCGGGCTGGTGCAGGAGTTCCAGTTCGGCATGGCCTGGAGCGAATACAGCCGCTTCGTCGGAGACGTCTTCGGCGCCCCGCTGGCCCTGGAAGCACTCCTGGCGTTCTTCACCGAATCAGTTTTCCTCGGCCTGTGGATCTTTGGCTGGAACCGGTTGCCGAAGAAAATCCACCTCGCCTCCATCTGGATCGCGACGCTGGCCTCGGTGCTCTCGGCCTACTTCATCCTGGCCGCCAACTCCTGGATGCAGCACCCCGTCGGCGTGGAAATGGTGGACGGCCGGCCGGTCCTGAACGACATCTGGGCGGTGCTGACCAACAACACCCTGCTTGTGGCCTTCCCGCACCAGATCACCGCCGCCCTGTCCGTGGCCGGCGGCTTCCTGCTGGGCATCGCCTGGTTCCACCTCTGGAAGCGGCGCAGGGACGGCATCGACACCGTCAACGAGGACGGCAGCGTGACCATTGGTTCGCGCCCGGAAACCGGCCGCGACACAACCGACCACAGCGTCTGGATCAAGTCCCTGCGCATCGGCGCCGTGATTGCCATGGTGTCCTTCGCCGGCACCGCCGTCACCGGTGACCTGCAGGGCAAGCTGATGTTTGACCAGCAGCCCATGAAGATGGCAGCCGCGGAAGCGGCCTGCCACGACGGTACATCGTTCTCGATCCTCTCCATCGGCGACGTCGGAGCGGAAAACTGCGATGACGTCACCGCCGTGATCGAGGTTCCGGGTGTGCTCTCCTTCCTGGCGAACGGGGACTTCACC
This genomic interval from Arthrobacter sp. zg-Y820 contains the following:
- a CDS encoding cytochrome ubiquinol oxidase subunit I; this encodes MEALDIARWQFGITTVYHFLMVPLTIGLGLVVATLQTMWVRTGKDEYLRMTKFWGKLFLINFIMGVATGLVQEFQFGMAWSEYSRFVGDVFGAPLALEALLAFFTESVFLGLWIFGWNRLPKKIHLASIWIATLASVLSAYFILAANSWMQHPVGVEMVDGRPVLNDIWAVLTNNTLLVAFPHQITAALSVAGGFLLGIAWFHLWKRRRDGIDTVNEDGSVTIGSRPETGRDTTDHSVWIKSLRIGAVIAMVSFAGTAVTGDLQGKLMFDQQPMKMAAAEAACHDGTSFSILSIGDVGAENCDDVTAVIEVPGVLSFLANGDFTTNVKGVNTLIPEYQEAYGTHIPDDPKYGEQAGTEVDYLPVMSVTYWGFRLMIGFGGIAAAAAAAALWMTRKGTVPQPRWLMRLAVFGILAPFGANSAGWIFTEMGRQPFVVAPNPSFTGIDQVFMFTAAAVSPGVSRAELIFSLCAFVVVYLALLIVEVRLLFKYTRGGVPSAMPELLHGNDGGSSGGLDSAGSDDGTGSDGPGGSSGGRTKQPDDVLGFAY